The Deferribacter desulfuricans SSM1 genome contains a region encoding:
- the tnpA gene encoding IS200/IS605 family transposase, with protein sequence MEKSSKIRTGRHCVFLLHVHLVFVTKYRKSVFQKKHLETLKEIFAKVCQDFEAELIELNGESDHVHLLVNYPPKVAVSKLVNSLKGVSSRKLKQIHPELRQYYWKNALWSPSYFAGSCGGAPLEVIKQYIETQKTPTTSPT encoded by the coding sequence ATGGAAAAGTCAAGTAAAATTAGAACTGGTAGGCATTGTGTTTTTCTTCTGCATGTGCATTTGGTCTTTGTAACTAAATACAGAAAGAGCGTATTTCAAAAGAAACACTTAGAAACCTTAAAGGAAATCTTCGCCAAAGTCTGTCAAGATTTTGAGGCAGAACTGATAGAATTAAATGGAGAAAGCGACCATGTCCATTTGCTTGTAAACTATCCGCCAAAGGTGGCAGTCTCAAAACTGGTAAATTCGCTAAAAGGTGTTTCTTCCAGAAAGCTAAAACAAATCCATCCTGAATTAAGGCAGTATTACTGGAAAAACGCTTTATGGTCTCCAAGCTATTTTGCAGGTTCCTGTGGTGGAGCTCCGCTTGAGGTTATCAAACAATATATTGAAACCCAGAAGACACCCACTACATCACCTACCTAA
- a CDS encoding RNA-guided endonuclease InsQ/TnpB family protein, whose amino-acid sequence MITCQAFKFKLKTNEELENKFAQFAGSCRFVWNKAIALIKQKLDIKKVDKIINIHLPQYYKNTATIPTYNEMAGMLKLWKQSEEYAFLKEAHSQILQQTLKDLYKAIDSAFTKGNGISFPDFRKKGKSPDSFRYPQGFKINNNRIFLPKIGWVRFYKSRNIVGKPKNVTVKRYADGWYISVVTEKDTSIKENLSNPVGIDVGVKKIITLSNGCYFEPLDLSKYEKKLIKLQRQLSRKQHPTKKGDKTPFSNNYKKHQRKIAKMWLKIANVRNDYLHKITTAIAKKHGFVAVENLKVKNLTKSAKGTKDSPGRNVKAKSGLNRSILSRAWGRFFELLEYKLQRNGGKLVRVDAKNTSITCPLCDYTNKENRKNQAVFVCKKCGFTSNADLVGAINVLMRAMRKENLITLPQGLREVTPVEYAREYTLKQEPAGNREGLPLPSIA is encoded by the coding sequence ATGATTACATGTCAAGCCTTTAAATTTAAACTCAAGACCAATGAAGAGTTAGAAAACAAGTTCGCCCAATTTGCCGGCTCTTGTAGGTTTGTATGGAATAAAGCTATTGCTTTAATAAAACAAAAGCTTGATATAAAAAAGGTAGATAAAATCATCAATATCCACTTGCCACAATATTACAAAAATACTGCTACTATACCTACCTATAACGAAATGGCGGGAATGCTTAAATTATGGAAACAATCCGAAGAATACGCTTTCTTAAAAGAAGCACATTCTCAAATTCTACAACAAACCTTAAAGGATTTATACAAAGCCATAGACAGTGCTTTTACCAAAGGCAATGGTATATCTTTTCCAGACTTCAGGAAGAAAGGTAAATCGCCAGACAGCTTTAGATATCCTCAAGGCTTTAAGATAAATAACAATAGAATATTTTTACCTAAAATAGGATGGGTTAGGTTTTATAAATCAAGAAACATAGTTGGCAAACCAAAGAATGTAACAGTTAAAAGATACGCCGATGGCTGGTATATAAGCGTAGTTACCGAAAAAGACACATCAATTAAAGAAAATCTATCCAACCCCGTGGGTATAGATGTAGGTGTAAAAAAGATAATCACACTATCCAACGGTTGTTACTTCGAGCCTCTTGATTTAAGTAAATATGAGAAAAAACTAATCAAACTCCAAAGGCAACTCTCGAGAAAACAACACCCTACCAAAAAAGGAGATAAGACACCGTTTTCTAATAATTACAAAAAACACCAAAGAAAAATAGCAAAGATGTGGCTTAAGATAGCAAATGTGAGAAACGATTACCTACATAAAATAACAACAGCCATAGCCAAAAAACACGGCTTTGTGGCTGTAGAGAATTTAAAGGTTAAGAACCTAACCAAATCTGCAAAAGGCACAAAAGACAGCCCCGGACGTAATGTAAAAGCTAAATCAGGCTTAAACAGAAGCATTCTTTCTCGAGCGTGGGGTAGGTTCTTTGAACTGCTTGAGTATAAACTCCAGAGAAATGGGGGGAAACTGGTTAGAGTTGACGCTAAAAACACCTCTATAACCTGTCCTCTATGTGATTACACTAATAAGGAAAACCGCAAAAACCAAGCGGTATTTGTATGCAAAAAGTGTGGTTTTACGTCTAATGCTGATTTGGTAGGTGCGATAAATGTTTTAATGAGAGCGATGAGGAAGGAAAACCTTATAACCCTACCGCAGGGCTTGCGGGAAGTCACGCCTGTGGAGTATGCCAGAGAGTATACGCTGAAGCAGGAACCAGCGGGAAACCGTGAGGGATTACCGCTTCCATCGATAGCGTAG
- a CDS encoding metallophosphoesterase family protein, which translates to MIAIIGDTHGKLEYNKVLDVYETKKPEIIIVLGDFGLPFYNDKEENKILDELEKLPIEICYIDGNHENFDIVNNLPETHKYENKVGQLRKNIFHLKRGNIYKIKDYKIFAFGGGSSIDKSIRTPGIDWWFEELPTMNEVRYATKNLKKTKFNVDIILTHTAPYKIFLELCNKLNPAPYKYYDVDGVEFMKSLQVIYDLTHFKYWFCGHYHVDTEVQKCKFVYNKPVFLSYNQL; encoded by the coding sequence ATGATAGCAATTATAGGTGATACTCATGGAAAACTTGAATACAATAAAGTCTTAGATGTTTATGAAACAAAAAAACCTGAAATAATTATAGTATTAGGTGATTTTGGATTACCATTTTATAATGATAAAGAAGAAAATAAAATATTGGATGAATTAGAAAAACTACCTATAGAAATATGTTACATAGATGGTAATCATGAAAATTTTGACATAGTTAATAATTTACCTGAAACCCATAAATATGAAAATAAAGTTGGACAACTAAGAAAAAATATCTTTCATCTTAAAAGAGGTAATATTTATAAAATAAAAGATTATAAAATTTTTGCTTTTGGTGGTGGTTCTTCTATTGACAAAAGTATTAGAACACCTGGTATAGATTGGTGGTTTGAAGAATTACCAACCATGAATGAAGTTAGGTATGCTACTAAAAACTTGAAAAAAACAAAATTTAATGTAGACATTATATTAACTCATACAGCTCCATACAAAATTTTTTTGGAACTATGTAATAAATTGAATCCAGCTCCTTATAAATATTACGATGTAGATGGAGTTGAATTTATGAAAAGTTTGCAAGTAATTTATGATTTAACGCATTTTAAATATTGGTTTTGTGGGCATTATCATGTTGATACAGAAGTACAAAAATGTAAATTTGTATATAATAAACCCGTATTTTTAAGTTATAATCAATTATAA
- a CDS encoding YpsA SLOG family protein: MNLIYKNVNKNINKYDIIFIKDYLNYDIGFISGFQTGIDYEGLKIIDNLRVKCSKRISLSGFTTYKNQAGEITIDNFSKYTSIVKLKNISYNKRTVLNLTYSDITLIFADQLNGGTLFTYKQCKNKNKKVFLLDKISEKNTDDLITIANELADYTNNKINKNKSIVINIAGNRLQKLYNYNKVLNNINKFFEIFIDKINKKIKPVYNTNNNFEL, translated from the coding sequence ATAAATTTAATATATAAAAATGTTAACAAAAATATAAATAAATATGATATTATATTTATTAAAGATTATTTAAATTATGATATCGGTTTTATTTCAGGATTTCAAACTGGAATAGATTATGAAGGTTTAAAAATCATAGATAATTTAAGAGTTAAATGTAGTAAAAGAATTTCATTATCTGGTTTTACGACATATAAAAATCAAGCTGGTGAAATTACAATAGATAATTTCTCAAAATATACTAGCATTGTTAAATTAAAAAATATAAGTTATAACAAAAGAACTGTATTAAATTTAACCTACAGCGATATTACTCTTATTTTTGCAGATCAATTAAATGGTGGTACATTATTCACTTATAAGCAATGTAAAAATAAAAATAAAAAAGTTTTTCTTTTAGATAAAATATCAGAAAAAAATACAGATGATTTAATAACAATTGCTAATGAATTAGCTGACTATACTAACAATAAAATTAATAAAAATAAAAGTATAGTTATTAATATAGCAGGTAATCGACTTCAAAAACTATATAATTACAATAAAGTATTAAATAATATAAATAAATTTTTTGAAATATTTATAGATAAAATAAATAAGAAGATAAAACCTGTTTATAATACAAATAACAACTTTGAATTATAA
- a CDS encoding radical SAM protein, whose product MKLINYQIGNNTNSSSSHCLVYVKKPKDVKEDVRSVYDYGGYTYGWNWFVLTSKNEKIKYVLSNLRYFLGNLKKKALDHMIKEYGFNDKKFIKSYLEQKDISFDHASVIVVEGQENLDNNSKFKIFQVLAKLFLDDYTVVVGGNDDYCDEDDYCDENVINSLTKEKSNIKFDYSFSKLKVLINKYHITIMIGNKYRFTYSDFNSIEDLIKAYINDGELPIPSLIDLKITNKCSNNCPMCYQNSTKEGNHSFVDLTDFIKKLADIGVMEIAVGGGNPIEHPFIWHMLYHGSHYIKINLTLKAIDFKKYVHYAKENNLLFYARHPIGFGVSITDYKDIDLVFNALNTVDEYDMEVFEDNINFHFIAELHNENTFIDMVEKISKKAREKGLGNINILLLGFKEIGRGKNFKKHKWNHANILKQLKKMVDNDTITLFNCDTLYARQVGKETLQTVFGNNILQQFYTVEGLFSKYIDLVDFKIAPSSYEQDKGSQEWGLFSKFSKLEKLLKDTRFISDKN is encoded by the coding sequence ATGAAACTTATTAATTATCAAATAGGAAACAATACTAATTCTTCTTCATCTCACTGCTTAGTTTATGTAAAAAAACCTAAAGATGTAAAAGAAGATGTTAGAAGTGTCTATGATTATGGTGGGTATACATATGGTTGGAACTGGTTCGTATTAACCAGTAAAAATGAGAAAATTAAATATGTACTTTCCAATTTACGATATTTTTTGGGAAACCTGAAGAAAAAAGCATTAGACCATATGATTAAAGAATATGGTTTTAACGATAAAAAATTTATTAAGTCTTACCTTGAACAAAAAGATATCTCTTTTGACCATGCATCTGTAATAGTTGTGGAAGGGCAGGAAAATTTAGACAATAACAGTAAGTTTAAAATATTTCAGGTACTGGCCAAGCTATTTCTTGATGATTACACTGTGGTTGTAGGTGGTAATGATGATTATTGCGATGAAGATGATTATTGTGATGAAAATGTTATTAATAGTTTAACTAAAGAAAAATCTAATATTAAATTTGATTATAGTTTTAGTAAGTTAAAAGTATTAATAAATAAATATCATATAACTATTATGATTGGTAATAAATATCGTTTTACATACTCTGATTTTAATAGTATTGAAGATTTAATAAAGGCATATATTAATGATGGTGAACTACCAATACCATCTCTGATTGACTTAAAGATAACAAATAAATGTAGTAACAACTGTCCTATGTGTTATCAAAATTCAACAAAAGAAGGTAACCACTCATTTGTTGATCTAACAGATTTTATTAAAAAACTCGCTGATATAGGTGTTATGGAGATTGCAGTGGGTGGTGGTAATCCTATTGAACATCCATTTATATGGCATATGTTATACCATGGCAGTCATTATATTAAAATTAATCTTACATTAAAAGCTATTGATTTTAAAAAGTATGTACATTATGCAAAAGAAAATAACCTACTCTTTTATGCTCGTCATCCTATTGGTTTTGGTGTATCTATAACCGATTACAAAGATATTGATTTAGTATTTAATGCTCTAAATACAGTAGACGAATATGACATGGAAGTATTTGAGGATAATATTAACTTTCATTTTATAGCTGAATTACATAATGAAAATACTTTTATTGATATGGTTGAAAAAATATCTAAAAAAGCAAGAGAAAAAGGGTTAGGTAATATTAATATTTTACTATTAGGATTTAAAGAAATAGGAAGAGGTAAAAACTTTAAAAAACATAAATGGAATCATGCGAATATATTAAAACAACTTAAAAAAATGGTAGATAATGACACTATTACTTTATTTAATTGCGATACTTTATATGCTAGACAAGTTGGTAAAGAAACTCTACAAACTGTTTTTGGAAATAATATATTACAACAATTTTATACAGTGGAAGGGTTATTTAGTAAATATATTGATTTAGTAGATTTTAAAATTGCTCCAAGTTCTTATGAACAAGACAAAGGAAGTCAAGAATGGGGATTATTTAGTAAATTTAGTAAACTTGAAAAACTACTAAAAGATACAAGATTTATTAGTGATAAAAATTAA
- a CDS encoding ATP-binding protein translates to MKLSDFMNNQNTSYYHVNRISRQMSFLLSYVFYKAYKSYTGTDVKLNHRLAKYGEYFEGLLRDQGDESNFAIEDIENIIFKRFDINSKIIKNPITNQKVSLKELLFAGDNTSERLEDIKNNDINIYYIPFSVTNKLGYRSRLPLPYNFFTKAYFIFSLNKYFNLDELLITLFNVDDEKTGQELIKIHTSIDVIKSVMDKVGLDYYNPESINNRANWENFALQLKQLNNETLQTIEDGINLLTERLVSFFENTESLEHKKALFAYLKEGVFPAVYNLLDINQNISTEVDSIVLQELKFNLLQRKKEREVPFTQTNFYKYYSIYNVNTPFTILLSAEAGVGKTTMVNEMSRKTSIPKSQIDAASGNFLETASYEDKGTGYVHFIKTYVPQLYPDTKGTLVFLDEIDKAIKDKPEIVAPLFAYLTSERTINEIPVVILAGQYFEGEDESYCTVEDFVKNTDLTLRDEKFKKVKVLGSAEDIRFSSSSAKDRIGNTLNTLLSRMFIIIPDMTRDDKYISNKRPKLAVMHTRQYNLLQVFVDTLVNYYLDYYNVDRTNKQNLENIYTKVFDQVRAFCKSMFQHYINFDRSIIDFPEDYKTISDIIEERLDFMKEYLLTSKFEKLDVTEKKAVKKAINKDEDILYYLKYRFLDTPDAFRQLSSLETLELFNIIDNYIEKLSAFSFQKDSKAWAEYYFSSIITMAYLLSYLNFSKQKHDIQQVQNIQENIKNSLSALQFQNAYLEPVQRKIVQMSTFLLRNFTSKSYSQVSFIDERKIKKAVSTVIKSLKEQNLDSEILDKFENRINELVELVKEKEQEYKESLENVEKEPDSDATSSYTEQNSNTVVSDEPNI, encoded by the coding sequence ATGAAATTATCAGATTTTATGAATAATCAGAATACTTCTTATTATCATGTTAATAGAATAAGTAGACAAATGAGTTTTTTATTATCTTATGTTTTTTATAAAGCTTATAAGTCATATACAGGTACAGATGTAAAATTAAATCATAGATTAGCAAAATATGGTGAATATTTTGAAGGATTGTTAAGGGACCAGGGTGATGAGTCTAATTTTGCTATAGAAGATATAGAAAATATTATTTTTAAACGTTTTGATATTAATAGTAAAATAATTAAAAATCCTATTACTAATCAAAAAGTGAGTTTAAAAGAGTTACTATTTGCAGGAGATAATACATCTGAACGTCTTGAAGATATAAAAAACAATGATATTAATATTTATTATATTCCTTTTAGTGTAACAAATAAATTAGGTTATCGTTCAAGACTTCCTTTACCATACAATTTTTTTACTAAAGCGTATTTTATTTTTTCATTAAACAAATATTTTAATTTAGACGAGTTATTAATAACTTTATTTAATGTAGATGATGAAAAAACTGGACAAGAATTAATAAAAATTCACACAAGTATAGATGTTATTAAAAGTGTAATGGATAAAGTAGGTTTGGATTATTATAACCCTGAAAGTATAAATAATAGAGCTAATTGGGAAAACTTTGCTTTACAATTGAAACAATTAAACAATGAAACTTTACAAACTATTGAGGATGGTATTAACTTACTTACTGAAAGGCTGGTATCTTTTTTTGAAAATACTGAATCTTTAGAGCATAAAAAGGCATTATTTGCTTATTTAAAAGAAGGAGTATTCCCAGCTGTTTATAATTTATTAGATATAAATCAAAATATATCTACTGAAGTAGATTCTATAGTGCTTCAAGAATTAAAATTCAATTTACTACAGAGAAAAAAAGAGAGGGAAGTTCCATTTACACAAACAAATTTTTATAAATATTATTCCATATATAATGTGAACACTCCATTTACTATTTTGTTAAGTGCTGAAGCTGGTGTTGGGAAAACTACGATGGTAAATGAGATGTCTCGTAAGACAAGTATTCCAAAAAGCCAAATTGATGCAGCAAGTGGTAATTTCCTTGAAACAGCATCTTACGAAGATAAAGGTACTGGATATGTACATTTTATTAAAACCTATGTGCCTCAATTGTATCCTGATACAAAAGGAACATTAGTATTTTTAGATGAAATAGATAAAGCTATAAAGGACAAACCTGAAATTGTTGCTCCGTTATTTGCTTATCTAACCAGTGAAAGAACTATTAATGAAATACCTGTAGTAATATTAGCAGGGCAGTATTTTGAAGGTGAAGATGAATCTTATTGTACAGTTGAAGACTTTGTGAAAAATACTGATCTAACTTTAAGAGATGAAAAATTTAAAAAGGTTAAAGTATTAGGTTCTGCAGAGGATATAAGATTTTCCAGCAGTAGTGCTAAAGATAGAATTGGTAATACATTAAATACATTATTATCAAGGATGTTTATTATAATTCCTGATATGACAAGAGATGATAAATACATTAGTAATAAAAGACCTAAATTAGCTGTAATGCATACAAGACAGTATAACTTATTACAGGTATTTGTAGATACATTAGTTAATTATTATTTAGATTATTATAATGTAGATAGAACAAATAAGCAGAATTTAGAAAATATATATACAAAAGTATTTGACCAGGTAAGAGCTTTTTGTAAGTCAATGTTTCAACATTATATAAATTTCGATAGAAGCATTATAGATTTTCCTGAAGATTATAAAACTATATCAGATATAATTGAAGAAAGACTTGATTTTATGAAAGAGTATTTACTGACTTCAAAATTTGAAAAGTTAGATGTAACTGAAAAGAAAGCAGTTAAAAAAGCTATAAATAAAGATGAAGATATTTTATATTACTTAAAATATAGATTTTTAGACACACCTGATGCTTTTAGACAATTAAGTTCTTTAGAAACACTAGAGTTATTTAATATTATAGATAATTATATTGAAAAATTATCAGCTTTTAGTTTTCAAAAAGATTCCAAAGCTTGGGCTGAATATTATTTTTCAAGTATAATAACTATGGCTTATTTATTAAGTTATTTGAATTTTAGCAAGCAAAAACATGATATTCAGCAGGTACAAAACATTCAAGAAAATATTAAGAATAGTTTAAGTGCATTACAATTTCAAAATGCTTATTTAGAGCCTGTACAAAGGAAGATTGTGCAAATGTCAACATTCTTACTGCGCAATTTTACTTCGAAGAGCTATTCTCAAGTATCATTTATAGATGAAAGAAAAATTAAAAAAGCTGTAAGTACAGTTATAAAAAGTTTAAAAGAGCAAAACCTTGATAGTGAAATATTAGATAAATTTGAAAATAGAATAAATGAACTTGTAGAATTAGTCAAAGAGAAAGAGCAAGAGTATAAAGAATCTTTAGAAAATGTAGAGAAAGAACCTGATTCTGATGCTACCAGTAGTTATACTGAACAGAATAGTAATACAGTAGTTTCAGATGAACCTAATATATAA
- a CDS encoding sigma-70 family RNA polymerase sigma factor: protein MHQQYNFINFSKKNKYLYNNKFYNKEDLTKEFLPKIDIWVKKAYSKLPDHIDIDEVYSAACYGFVEALNRYDPSQNIDFKYFVEKRVKGAILDVLRRLDLLSRTKRTKLKDLENKIQTLSKELGRQPTPEEIAEKYGIDTEEIYNLLELSDKTHIISLNTLLDKDDNEGHSLIDFIKSDLLTPEEQVSKQELIDILQKEIENLKEKERLVITLYYYEELTMKEIGEILGVTEARVCQIHNKVVEQLKEKILKMIK, encoded by the coding sequence ATGCATCAACAATATAATTTTATTAATTTTAGTAAAAAAAATAAATACTTATATAATAATAAGTTTTACAATAAAGAAGATTTAACAAAAGAATTTTTACCTAAAATAGATATCTGGGTCAAAAAAGCTTATTCTAAATTACCAGATCATATTGATATAGATGAAGTATATTCTGCAGCTTGTTATGGATTTGTTGAGGCTTTAAATAGATATGATCCATCGCAAAATATTGATTTTAAATATTTTGTCGAAAAAAGAGTTAAAGGTGCTATTTTAGATGTCTTACGTAGATTAGATCTTTTATCTAGAACGAAAAGAACCAAATTAAAAGATTTAGAAAATAAAATACAAACATTATCGAAAGAACTTGGAAGACAACCAACTCCTGAAGAAATTGCTGAAAAATATGGTATTGATACAGAAGAAATTTATAATTTATTAGAACTTTCAGATAAAACTCATATTATAAGCTTGAATACTTTGCTTGATAAAGATGATAATGAAGGTCATTCATTAATTGATTTTATTAAATCAGATTTATTAACTCCTGAAGAACAGGTAAGTAAACAAGAACTTATAGATATATTACAAAAAGAAATTGAAAATTTAAAAGAAAAAGAGCGATTAGTAATTACTTTATATTACTATGAAGAACTCACTATGAAGGAAATTGGAGAAATATTAGGTGTAACTGAAGCTCGTGTATGTCAAATACATAATAAAGTTGTTGAACAGTTAAAAGAAAAAATTTTAAAAATGATAAAATAA
- a CDS encoding pneumococcal-type histidine triad protein: MSIKLQKIMENEYEFNKLKKIINKNTGNTLAHKLVDEGYISRNFKILKLKNNKGWSVAHYMANEGHVFIDYKILKLKNNLGITVAHIMAEKGYLFNEFKILKLADNNGNTVAHIQAKKGDLITDPEVLKLTNNEGTSVAHILVSRGYCFTDKEILSIADKKGHTVAHEMVIDGYIFTNSDILKLKNNDNWSVAHAQTKNKFAVKNKKILLLSTNYVFRNQNVYSLILQNFEDKTTTMYTKLVTKNIYDSLYNIHNKKYDEINFYKNLNQLIKNYILISSIC; encoded by the coding sequence ATGAGTATTAAACTTCAAAAAATAATGGAAAATGAATATGAATTTAATAAATTAAAAAAAATTATAAATAAAAATACTGGAAATACATTAGCACATAAACTTGTTGATGAAGGTTATATTTCAAGAAATTTTAAAATATTAAAATTAAAAAATAATAAAGGTTGGTCAGTTGCTCATTATATGGCTAACGAAGGACATGTATTTATAGATTATAAGATTCTTAAATTAAAAAATAATTTAGGTATTACTGTAGCTCATATTATGGCTGAAAAAGGTTATTTGTTTAATGAATTCAAAATATTAAAACTGGCTGATAATAACGGTAATACAGTAGCTCATATTCAAGCAAAAAAAGGTGATTTAATAACAGATCCTGAAGTACTAAAACTTACAAATAATGAAGGTACTTCAGTTGCTCATATTTTGGTTTCTCGTGGATACTGTTTTACTGATAAAGAAATCTTATCTATAGCTGATAAAAAAGGACATACTGTTGCTCATGAAATGGTAATAGATGGTTATATTTTTACAAACTCTGATATATTAAAACTAAAAAATAATGATAATTGGTCAGTTGCTCATGCACAAACTAAAAATAAATTCGCTGTAAAAAATAAAAAAATACTACTTCTTTCGACTAATTATGTTTTTAGAAATCAAAATGTATATAGTCTTATTTTACAAAATTTTGAAGATAAAACTACTACAATGTATACTAAATTGGTAACTAAAAATATATACGATTCACTATACAATATACATAATAAAAAATATGATGAAATCAATTTTTATAAAAATTTAAATCAATTAATTAAAAATTATATATTAATTTCATCTATCTGTTGA
- a CDS encoding thermonuclease family protein, translated as MQKLLSSKLKLIYFVLFLLISFNLYAGELARIIKISDGDTFIVLNQNNQKIKLRLMWIDTPEKYSSKKLNKDVIKCNTTKKEMIKLGKLATSYAKKYFADSKNVEVDYYGKGYYNRRLAVVYKKGYDQPYNFEIIRNGYACIYKKAKYPKVLDKYLKEAKKYRRGLWAINPELMSCLCK; from the coding sequence ATGCAAAAATTGTTATCTTCGAAGTTAAAATTAATATATTTTGTTTTATTTTTACTAATATCGTTTAATTTATATGCTGGTGAATTAGCTCGTATAATCAAAATTTCCGATGGTGATACTTTCATTGTATTAAATCAAAATAACCAAAAAATTAAATTAAGGCTTATGTGGATAGATACACCTGAAAAATATTCATCTAAAAAACTAAATAAAGATGTTATTAAATGTAATACTACTAAAAAAGAAATGATTAAATTAGGTAAACTAGCTACAAGTTATGCTAAAAAATACTTTGCTGATAGTAAAAATGTTGAAGTAGATTATTATGGTAAGGGTTATTATAATAGAAGATTAGCTGTTGTGTATAAAAAAGGTTATGATCAACCTTATAATTTTGAAATCATTAGAAATGGGTATGCTTGTATTTATAAAAAAGCTAAATATCCTAAAGTATTAGATAAATATTTAAAAGAAGCTAAAAAATATAGGCGTGGGTTATGGGCTATTAATCCAGAATTAATGAGTTGTTTGTGTAAATAA